In a single window of the Rhodamnia argentea isolate NSW1041297 chromosome 2, ASM2092103v1, whole genome shotgun sequence genome:
- the LOC125313877 gene encoding L10-interacting MYB domain-containing protein-like, with protein MASSSKEKAYWDPEDVEIFCKLCIEQIEIGNRPTSNKRDGWIVIINKFEELRDKKYDKNQMKSKWDNLKEEYKRWRKLLLNETGLGWDARKKTIDANDEWWERKIKEDHKFKAFRTKGIHPDLEVLLDRMFGGTVATGSVIWNPTQGLINNEEIEAPQADMGDGAGSTNDNLKDNAGEDIAQSSSSKSNKRAVHRQAGGKKGKKLIGLAILASKIDRFCSIVESRSSVSSLAREFDPHKEIMQTLKATPEIKQDRKLYFFALSHFAEKKENRHIFMNVDGDEEKVE; from the exons atggcaagttcatcaaaggaaaaggcataTTGGGACCCAGAAgatgtagaaattttttgtaagttgtgcattgaacaaattgaaataggCAATCGCCCTACAAGCAACAAAAGGGATGGATGGATAGTTATAATTAACAAGTTTGAGGAGCTGAGGGACAAAAAGTAtgacaaaaatcaaatgaagagtaAGTGGGACAATCTTAAGGAAGAAtacaaaagatggaggaaattgctTCTCAATGAAACAGGACTAGGATGGGATGCAAGGAAGAAGACCATAGATGCAAATGACGAATGGTGGGAGAGGAAAATTAAg GAGGATCATAAGTTTAAGGCTTTTCGAACGAAAGGCATACATCCAGATCTTGAAGTGTTATTGGATAGAATGTTCGGGGGAACAGTTGCCACTGGAAGTGTCATATGGAATCCTACACAAGGTTTAATCAATAATGAGGAGATTGAGGCCCCACAAGCTGATATGGGTGATGGTGCTGGATCAACTAATGATAATTTAAAGGATAATGCAGGTGAAGATATTGCTCAATCAAGTTCAAGTAAGAGCAATAAAAGAGCAGTGCACAGGCAAGCcggaggaaagaaaggaaaaaaattgattggactCGCTATATTAGCATCAAAAATTGATAGATTTTGCTCAATCGTTGAAAGTAGGAGTAGTGTATCATCTCTTGCAAGGGAGTTTGATCCTCATAAGGAAATTATGCAAACATTGAAGGCCACACCTGAGATTAAGCAAGATCGAAAGTTGTACTTTTTTGCACTCTCACACTTtgctgaaaagaaagaaaatcggCACATCTTCATGAACGtggatggagatgaagaaaaagtAGAGTAG
- the LOC115747892 gene encoding probable LRR receptor-like serine/threonine-protein kinase At3g47570, with amino-acid sequence MEPQNISFAEFQSCHFLVGIVLALCFTQISSTTNETDKLSLLAFKAGITEDPLGILSSWNDSVGLCQWHGVTCGHRHQRVTTLDLSSHKLSGTISPHIGNLSFLRELWIRNNSFGDEIPLQITRLSRLRILRLENNSLVGEIPENISACSNLVILALGGNQITGKIPTQVGSLPNLQLLSLQPNNLTGSVPSSIGNLSSLEELYLSQNNLDGSIPPTLGHLLKLQYFYVAQNKLSGPIPTGILNLSSLTNFDVLFNQIRGSLPADIGFTLPNLRFFSIAANLFKGQVPLSISNCTKLESLQLSRNKLSGKIPSLENLHELQRFTNFENQLGYGKLEDLNFVCSLTNATKLQVLSIHDNSFGGVLPKCVANLSITLIEFAADANLLYGEIPKEIESLVNLEVLSLSSNKFSGVLPSNLGNLRYLSFLLLSDNYLGGTIPSSLGNLTKLTTLDLGGNNFQNQIPSELFNCPFLNLLNLSSNNLSGTIPSKIMGISSLTILLDLSHNRLTGVLPTEVGNLRFLTALDISENMLRGEIPNSIGDCVGLLSLRMDGNSFHGSIPQSMRSLRGIEELDLSRNNFSGEIPLFLGAFRSLKVLNLSYNNFEGMLPRGGVFENATTISVIGNAKLCGGSPKFQLPKCVSSSSKSREVHVLRLSAFVICGLLGSALVLAILYLCWWKRRVQEPVSSSVDVLYSNVSYGALLKATNGFSSTNLVGVGSFGSVYKGVLEGSGTTVAVKVLHLVGRGALKSFIVECEVLKNIRHRNLLKILTVCSGIDYQGNDFKAIVYDFMDNGSLVQWLHQKAMPFLGNEPPKKVNFIRRINIAIDVASALDYLHNQCHIPIIHCDLKPSNVLLDARMVAHVGDFGLAKFILGSSLDIVANQMSSVGLRGTIGYAPPEYAMGCEVSREGDVYSYGILLLEMFTGLSPTEDKFRDNFTLHSFVAAALPGQALEITDHILLLERESRFNPNNRHHWLSESDTIFQECLVMVYDIGVACSNEVPGSRMSINGVASQLQKIRQKLFALGLHEQDELPRVI; translated from the exons ATGGAACCTCAAAACATTAGCTTTGCAGAGTTTCAATCGTGTCATTTCCTTGTTGGGATCGTGCTTGCTTTGTGCTTTACCCAAATCTCCTCTACCACAAACGAAACCGACAAACTCTCTCTTCTTGCATTTAAGGCAGGAATAACTGAGGATCCTCTCGGCATCCTCAGCTCGTGGAATGATAGCGTGGGGTTGTGCCAGTGGCATGGTGTCACGTGCGGTCATAGGCACCAAAGGGTCACGACACTGGACTTGAGTTCGCATAAACTCTCTGGGACGATCTCTCCTCATATTGGGAATCTCAGCTTCTTGAGAGAATTGTGGATCAGAAACAACAGTTTCGGTGATGAAATCCCCCTGCAAATCACCCGGTTGAGCCGCCTACGAATCTTACGATTGGAGAACAATTCATTGGTCGGTGAGATTCCTGAAAACATATCAGCTTGCTCTAATCTTGTCATCCTCGCTCTTGGGGGCAACCAAATAACCGGGAAAATTCCTACACAAGTTGGTTCATTACCCAATCTACAACTTCTTTCTTTGCAACCAAATAATCTGACTGGGAGCGTGCCTTCCTCCATTGGGAACTTATCTTCTCTAGAGGAGCTTTATCTTTCGCAAAATAACTTGGATGGGAGCATTCCTCCAACCCTAGGCCACCTACTGAAATTACAGTACTTTTATGTGGCACAAAACAAACTGTCGGGTCCAATTCCAACTGGAATTCTGAATCTCTCTTCTTTAACTAACTTCGATGTCTTATTTAACCAAATTCGAGGGAGTCTTCCAGCAGACATAGGCTTTACACTTCCAAATCTTCGGTTTTTTAGCATTGCCGCAAACCTATTCAAGGGACAGGTTCCTCTGTCAATATCAAATTGCACAAAGCTAGAGTCACTTCAACTTTCAAGGAACAAACTTTCAGGTAAAATTCCTTCTTTGGAAAATCTGCATGAGCTTCAACGGTtcaccaattttgaaaatcagcTCGGGTATGGAAAACTCGAAGACTTGAACTTTGTTTGCTCTCTGACAAATGCCACGAAGTTACAGGTATTGTCCATCCATGACAACAGCTTCGGCGGAGTGCTGCCAAAATGCGTAGCTAATTTGTCCATCACCCTCATAGAATTTGCTGCCGATGCTAATCTACTATATGGAGAAATTCCCAAAGAGATTGAAAGTCTTGTGAACCTGGAAGTATTGAGTCTGTCAAGTAACAAGTTTTCGGGTgttctcccctcaaatttgggGAATCTACGATATTTGTCCTTTCTGCTGTTAAGTGATAACTACTTGGGAGGGACAATTCCATCTTCTCTAGGAAATCTAACCAAGTTGACTACACTAGATTTGGGTGGGAACAACTTTCAAAATCAAATCCCTTCAGAACTGTTTAACTGCCCATTTTTGAACCTGTTAAATCTTTCTAGTAACAATCTCAGCGGTACCATACCCTCCAAAATCATGGGTATTTCATCACTAACCATCCTTTTGGACTTGTCTCATAACCGCCTTACTGGAGTTTTACCCACGGAAGTAGGCAACTTGAGGTTTTTGACTGCATTGGACATCTCCGAAAATATGTTAAGAGGTGAAATTCCAAATAGTATAGGTGATTGTGTCGGATTGCTATCATTGAGGATGGATGGCAATTCCTTCCACGGGTCCATTCCTCAATCAATGAGATCGTTAAGAGGCATTGAAGAATTAGATCTTTCACGCAACAATTTTTCCGGAGAGATTCCGCTGTTCTTGGGTGCATTTCGTTCTTTGAAGGTGCTGAATTTGTCTTACAATAATTTTGAGGGCATGCTTCCACGTGGAGGAGTCTTTGAGAATGCCACCACTATTTCTGTTATTGGGAATGCTAAGCTTTGTGGCGGATCGCCCAAATTTCAGCTTCCCAAATGCGTCTCCAGTAGCTCCAAGAGTCGAGAAGTCCATGTATTGAGATTGTCTGCTTTTGTTATTTGTGGCCTTCTCGGAAGTGCTCTAGTTCTTGCTATTCTATATCTCTGCTGGTGGAAGAGGCGAGTACAAGAACCGGTTTCAAGTTCTGTTGATGTTTTATATTCGAACGTATCTTATGGAGCACTCCTAAAAGCAACCAATGGTTTTTCTTCAACCAATCTAGTCGGTGTTGGAAGCTTTGGTTCTGTTTACAAGGGGGTACTTGAGGGCAGTGGGACTACCGTTGCGGTGAAGGTGCTTCATTTAGTGGGCCGCGGTGCTCTAAAGAGCTTCATAGTTGAATGTGAGGTACTAAAGAACATCAGACAccgaaatcttttgaagatacTGACAGTTTGCTCGGGTATCGATTATCAAGGAAATGATTTTAAGGCCATAGTATATGACTTCATGGACAACGGAAGCCTGGTACAGTGGTTACACCAAAAAGCAATGCCCTTTCTTGGAAACGAACCTCCGAAAAAAGTGAATTTCATTCGGAGGATAAATATTGCTATTGATGTTGCTTCTGCACTTGATTATCTTCATAACCAGTGCCACATTCCCATCATTCACTGTGATTTAAAGCCAAGCAATGTCCTCTTGGATGCTCGGATGGTTGCACATGTTGGTGACTTTGGATTGGCGAAATTTATCCTTGGATCGTCCCTTGATATCGTAGCTAATCAAATGAGCTCTGTGGGTCTAAGAGGGACAATTGGTTACGCGCCACCAG AATATGCAATGGGATGTGAGGTCTCGAGAGAAGGTGATGTCTACAGTTATGGCATCCTCTTACTAGAGATGTTCACCGGATTGAGTCCCACCGAAGACAAATTCAGAGACAATTTCACTCTGCATAGTTTTGTCGCGGCAGCTTTGCCTGGACAAGCATTGGAAATTACAGATCACATCTTGCTTCTAGAAAGGGAGAGTCGTTTCAACCCCAACAATCGTCATCACTGGCTTTCCGAAAGCGATACCATATTTCAAGAGTGTTTGGTTATGGTATATGACATTGGAGTAGCTTGTTCCAATGAAGTGCCTGGAAGTCGGATGAGCATCAATGGTGTTGCGAGTCAGCTGCAAAAGATTAGACAAAAACTGTTTGCATTGGGTTTACATGAACAAGATGAGCTGCCGCGGGTGATATGA